The genomic stretch TATGGGGAGACTTCTtaaaaaaaggaagaagggACAAAAGTACACCTGAAAGTTCATACGCTGGACAGTAATACACTTGAATCGTTTAATGAGCCATGCGTGCACAGTAATTATACACTCCGGCGGACAAAATCACCATTCTGACCATCAGCGTGTGGCGTGGTTAGTTTGAGTGGACAGGTGGCTCTATTTTATCCTTGCTGGCACGTTCACAGTGAGTGACTTGGGCATTTAGTGCCaactcaaaaaaaataatttattttaatgattaattagGTAAAATTAAGGGTGAAACCCTAAtatcttctttctcttccacCCCTTCATTGATTCACACCAAAAGCTTGAAACTTTGATTGATGGTGTACCTCAATTTCTCTTATAGGGCTGAATCCGCAGTTTCAACCTCCAATTCTCTCACACCATcaccttctttttcttcttcttccaccgCCACCACTTCAAAAAAATAGaacaacaaagaaaaagaaaaacccATCAAGATCCAACACTTCCATTACAGTGACCTTGAAGCTGCCACCAATGGCTTCTCAGAGCGCAAGCTCCTCGGCAAAGGAAGCCATGGTTATGTCTATAAAGCTGTaatggtttcttcttcttcctttgcATCTGCACCAGAGTTCATCATCAGCAACAACGAGGTTGATAACGAGATTGATATCTTGTCCAAAATCCAGAGCAATAACAGCAAGCTTCCAAATTGGGGAAGAAGGGTTCGTTTGGCATTACAAACTGCAAAGGAAATTGATACCCTTCATTCATCAACACCACTTGTGATCCACAGAGATATTAAATCAACAAATGTTCTGATTGATAGAAATTTCAATGCAAGGTTAGGTGATCAATAATGCCCAAAAACTCAACCCTAAACAAATGCCCACAACCATATTTTTAATACACTTTATTTCACCCTTAATCATATTAACTGTCTTTTGTAACTGTTGCACATCTTCTTTCAATTCGATGGCACACTCTGTAAGCTCATTCATCTTCTGGTATGATTGTTTCAATGGCCTTTCTTCAGATACAACCTCTGTCCTCACATTTCTTGTTTTTCCTTCTACTTCGTCCAGCCAAACAAAATACTCACAAGGATCTATCTGGATTTCACTCTATTCCAGACTTGAGTACCACAGCTTCAATTCTGTGCAAATACTTGCCATTGTTGTActcaaacttcttcttcttcttcttgttcttcaaCAACGAAGATCTGCCACCAATAGCGCTGCCATAATTTAGGGATAAAGAACTCAATTTTTTCTAGAGTGAGCCCATATTCTTAATTATTGGTTAAGGTGTTAGGGTTTCAACACATAGCATCTTCTTTCTGAAGATAAAAGAGAAGGAAgggtttattttaattaatcattaaaataaattgtaatttttGAGTTGGCACTAAATGCCCAGGTCACTCACTGTGAACGTGCCAACAAGGATAAAATAGAGTTACCTGTCCGCTCAAACTAACCACGCCACACGCTGATAGTCGGAATGGTAATTTTGTCCACCGGAGTATATAATTACTGTGCACGCATGACTCATTAAACGATTCAAGTGTATTACTGTCCAGCGTATGAACTTTCAGGTGTACTTTTGTCCCTTCTtcctaaaaaaaaattaacatgaaTGCTATACCccaaagaaaatataaaatgcatgatctctaaaaattataatctttatgttgataaattttatttttcttaaaattttaataatttttatttatttttttaattttgtgatctttacccaacaagaaaaataaagctaaaaaattagaaaagtaaaaaaatacataaataaataataaaaattactaaaattttagaaaaaaattgttaatataaaaattataaaaaataaataaaaaataattaaagatataTTTGTCTCTTTATAGAAAGATTTGGTTCttcttcttaaatattataaaaagatttggtcctttttaataattttaatatcaaaggtcctttttaataattaaatcttcctAACGGTCCTTTACAATAATTTTTCCTTTAATTAAACTAgtcaaataattaaattttatataatttatttaattataccgAGTTAACCGGTTCGACCAGTGACCCACCGGTTGAACTAGTGACCCAGTGACCCAGTAACCTCACCGGTtcgatcaccggttcggttctgacaactatgaATTGTAAGTATTCGAAATGAACTTTCATATTTCGCATAAAGGTCGCGAAAACTAAAGGATACATAATATTGGGAATGTTAACGTTGGACTGTTAAAATCCTAAATATGAGATGTGCTTCTCagtattttactatttttaaagACCTCAGGCTCAGCCGATCGATTCctttaaataaggaaacaaaaattaattacaaagTAACACGCTTTGAGGTAAAAGGTGcaataaaacaaaaaccaaTAGAAACCAGAGGAAGATTGCACCATCCTAAAGGAAAATTTGAACTATTCTTCATCTAATTTTTTCTaaccttatttttttttctttgaaactACAACCCATCCATCCTCTGCTTCACCTGCATTCTTTTTGAGAGGCTCATCATCAATCCGCATGTTACCTGAACTCATGTTTGATTCAGATTTTGGAATGTCCACATCCATGTTTGAAGAAGTAGCTTGCCTAACACTGCTTTCACCATTTTGACCACCTTGGACATCATCATCTTCctcatcctcatcatcatccttaTCATTCACAATctatttcaaaacaaaaaaaatcattaaaaaaaaaactactacTACCTACTACTTCAAAATTCAAGTAATGTGGATGAGCTTCCAGTTGCATCTTAGCAAAGATGTAAACAAGAGAAAATGTTCACGTGTCAGCCAACAAAACACTTTTTTCACTATATGTGGGGTTGAGTACATGAACCAAAATGACACCATGATGCGCTATTATGAATCTTGTTTGAACATTTAAGCTCATTTAGAAATTAGAAGttatagaattaaaatattaatgtttcTCCTCCTATAATATGACCTAAATATAGTATGGGCAAAGCAATCTCATGCATCACATTCCCATCAAATAATATACTTTAACTTGCTCCCTCCTAAAAAAATCCAGTCATATAGGACAAGGAAAAGCCTCAATCAACCATATACACAAGTGTAAATGCAAATTTATAGAATAGCAATATAACACAAGGTTCATACTCATTCCAAAATATTATGCTGTCATTTACCTGTGGCACTGCACGAGGATGCGCAGCTTGGTTAACAATGGCCTGCCTATAACGCTCAATGGTCACAAAGTTTCCTTCTAAGCATTCCTCATGCATATCCATTAGATTTTCAGCTACCTACATTAGTTCGTAATAATAACATGAACATGAAAAAATGAGAATCACAAGAAAATACTGCAAATACACAGATACATCACAAAGGAGTCATTAGCAGTGGCATACACagctttaatttcttttaactTTGAAAAAATGACCTTAGGACACAGTTCACATTAAGTTTAATCTATGCTACAAATGGATATGGACATCAGAGCCCTACTTAACTGcttcttttcaaataaaatacatacaAAACAAAAGGTATATCAAGATTTTAAAGTACAAAATAGAAGCATATGACATGTACATGAAAATTGGTGACTAATGATATGTTCATTCCAAAAACTAAAGACTAAATAGTGTACCATTAATTATGCCTATGATGGCCAGATATTAAGTTTTCAGTTTCCACCTATGAATAAAAAGACAGGGAAGACTGATGTTGTGATCGAGGTGGTAAAAAAATTCAACCCTCTCCAAAGAGAGTTTCCTAAGATTCAAACCCTCAACCTTGTAGTTAAAGTTCAACTAACATTCAACCCACTTCCATTGGGCTTAACAAATTAGATAACTTTATTTTCAAACACTATGGTAAACTAACAATAACAACTACATTTAACCCTTAATTATTGCAAACGAGCAACATGAGCAAAATTCAACAACAAATAATATGTATTAATccaataaagaaagaaagatgcACCTCTTTAATGCTGCCATAGTCAACCTCTACATGGAGCGAAAGCATGCCATCATCGAGTTTATCCTTCAAGTCATCAATATCAAGCCGCTCTGCGAatcattcaaaaaattaaaaaaattaaggatctaaaacaaaataacaataattgaAGCAGTGTAATAGCGAGCAACCTCTGGATTGAGTGAACCAGGAGAGGATATCGGTGGCGAGGTTATCGGCCTTGAGGCGGGAGTCAGGGCCACCCCACTGGTTCTCGACGGCGTCACGAAGAGTGGACCAACGCAACAAAACAAAGCCGATGCCTTCACTGAAAAGTGATAATGAGTTTCCTTGTAACAGTAATGAGTTTCCTTGTAACCGTTTCGCACCCtccattcttcttctcttctttctggATGGAACCCTACACACAAAAGGATCAAACCCGTATCTGCTCTTATTTGTTTAGGTGTTCGTCACtagaaaatttttatttatatttataaattataaattattatttgtttgggttgttatttttaaattgtaaattattttatttgtttgaattattttattttggttgtttttttttattttaaattattttatttaggttgttattttttaaattttaacattattttttaaaaatttattaattctttttagcattattattaaaattttgttgattttttttaaaaaattaaagctaCATACATTCttttaaagaaatttaaaattttaaaaaaatttaccttAATTGTACTTTCAGTtgttatatattaatattactataaaaatttacgttaatttagaattttaaaaattctcaatttatttactttgtctataaatttaatttaaatttaaattaaagtcAATCAAATTTTACAAATGGGGAGTTTATATGCTAACGTGGCGTTCATACGTCGAATGTGAGAGTTTATTTGCTTAAGTGTTgttattagaaattttttgatttatatttataaattataaattattatttacttggattgttattttcaaattttgaattatttgttTGGGTTGTTTTACttaagttgttattttttaaattttaaattattttatttgtttagatTATTTTACTtagattgttattttttaaatttcaaattattttatttaggttgttattttttaaattttagattgtTATACTtagattgttattttttaaattttaaattattttacctaaattgttattttttaaattttaacactattttttaaaaatttgttaattctttttagcattattttttaaaattttgttgattgtattttaaaaattacagcTACATACGTTCTTTTAAagaaatttagaattttaaaaagatttatgttaattttatttcGATTGTTACATATTAATATTACTATACAGATTTACGttaatttagagttttaaaAATTGTCAATTTATAAAGATTTATATTATTGGATATCTTgctggaattggaagaaaaagaattctTAAAAATGATAACAAATTCATCAAATACAATATTATTGAATTAAAGATTGATGATGGGTAATTatacatttatttttataaatataaaatttttgataatctcatctttttaaattgttattttaacttattttatcatatataaatatttttattaatattattaataggTAACAAATGTATCTTATCTAACATTAAGcttagttataattttttagattcaaaagcaccatttttaaatatcaactatttaaattttttgaaaaaaccccttcggattgattttgaaaaaaaaatatttaaatttaaaaaaattaataaaaagcaTTATTTCCGTGATTTGTTTCTTAtgaatttaaaacaattaattaattaattattaatttttttaattgtatttgatattttaattttattattattttaaaattttaaaaatataaaaaatatatatatacaatttgatattattttattggCAGTTACTTTTTtagttataattattttttgtttattttgttataaaaaaatatatttaacgttaaacattttatttgatataaaaaaataatggagTGTATACTTATGCACATGAATTAAATACTTTTTTGGGATCCGGCAATAAGAATGGAGCTGTTGTTGTCTTACAATTTGTTAGAGTGAAGTTATATAACGGTAATATTTATCCATAATTtttaacaatatatttttatatgtgagcttttactcattttttatatgaatttttaCTCATTTTGTATGGCACAAAGATATTCTTCAATTTTAAAGATGCAAATGTCATCCAATTTAAAAATAGGTgggtatatatattttttaattctttagtTTCATACTATGTGTGTGTTATCTAACAtagctttttctttttgctttatttatctAACTTTGTAAGATTTGAAAAACCTAGGGGTAATATCGGCGGAATTCCAAATGAGGCtgcattcttaaaaatttatcaaagcAAAATCATTGAGCAGTTAAAAGAATTAGATacggtaattttcttttttgaaaaaaagttgaaaaaaaaataatggaaattCGTTGTACAtagattatttttgtttttttttatcttatttatttagGTATATCTTTTAGATTTAAAAACTCACCAAATTCAAGAAATTTAAAtcattaagtttttttttttcagaattctgTTTGTGTTATCTTGACTACTATAAGTCATATTATGGATACTCCTGACTAGTGGTACGGCCAATGTGAATACAACAGGTCCACATATGTTTTTACAAAAACTTTCAAATGTTCAAGTTGTGGTTGTCTCCTTTTATCCATAACTacaatgttatttatttatttttttaaattaaagccTATGCACATTGGATTAGATATTGAATAAGTctatatttaacttttttttatgttaCCTTTTTTTAAGCAGGTACCGAATAAAGCTTGGTATCATTGATGATTCTGACTGTGCATGTTTCGTAGTCTTTGACAAGGAGGCAAAACAAGTTTTGGGAAAGAACTGTGTAGAGATACTTGATCCACTCCTATTGGTAAGTTCTAaccaatatttatttttaaaaacattagtgaagatatttttaatggaattttttatattatttattattaatatattatgtaACACCCTGCAGAAAGGAAATCTATCGGATATACCTACACTTTTACTCAACCTAATTGATAAGACATTTTTCTTCATCGTTGAAGTTCAAATATCTGATAATCCACATTTTTCACTTTCTTAAAAAGTTAAGAAGATGACTGATAACGTAGACctcataaataaattcaaagaGGCTCACCCTATTCAAATTGTGAGTATAATTATAAGTGTACTTTCTATTAAAAATCAGTTTATTTTTTGCTTCCTTAGTCATTAGTAGTatctaatttataaataataattaataattaactaTAATTTTAGGATGTTGACTACACCGGTAGTTTGCTTCCAATTTCAAAGGCATCCTCAATCATTAAATGGGAGAAAGTAGAAGGTACTAAGGTAtttgttcaaaaaataaattttatgtttgtTTGTTCTTTCAAAATTGGatcttaattttattcaaaaaatattattgaggTAAAATCAAAGATTAGAAAGAAGTCTTTAATTTAACGTGGTATTTTGTAAAGAATTTGTTGTTTGAATTCTCCAATGAAGTTGCGGCCAATGATGAATCCGAAGTGTTTAAAAATGCTATTACACCAACTAAGTGATTATCCTCGGAGTCGTGGAAGGAGATAACTCAACTTGCAAGAAGATTAAGATTGAGAACTAAACTTGAGAATTTGGATGCACATATTTTGGAATTCCTTTTAGAGTCTATCTAATAGAATAATGCCAAGCATATGTTTGTTTTGGTGAAAACATTGTCTTTTCTTgagttgttatttttcttttggttcttttcaatttttatgtttgaaatttagaatttttttaaatataaattgaaattatttGGTTATTActtgtgattttatttttaatttgtttcacACACTTGATATTCTGATAAtttctaatttaatatttaatgtcataaatttataaatttctcctttaaattattgttgataCAATTAAGttagttaataatttttaatgtgtacttatttaaaaaaaattaattataatttttaattaaactattatgtttagaattttaaatttaaatttaaatatatattttttttaaatttttaagtaaGAAATTAGGtttgagaatatttttttttaaatttatataatttataagcTATTATGCTAATTACAAAGgattataataaaaagtaaataaaattacTAGTCTTATTAAGATGTAAGGTTATttatactatttaaaaaaaattaatttgacatTCTTCTATActtaattctatttttaatgttgttccgacaaaattaaattaatttagtattttaaaaaaatttaaatattttttttaaatttacgtAATTTATaaggttattaatttttagattgtagttaatttaatttatttttaccagcaaataataaaattgatacTATTTATGAAGAAACtaaaaaagattattttaaattaacaaatttctATATTTCTAATGGAGAACGAACATTTGATTAGAaaattgtatttaaaaatttaaaatttgtactAGCTAATTAGAAAATTctatctaaaaatttaaaatttaaaattctaatacTAATTTCTAATTAAGTGACTTCTTAACCGTTtcgatttttaaatttaaatttttttacttaccacatttataaatttttattgttatctTTTAGATTGTCTCTCCACAATAGaagtattttcatctttttctctctttttaaatattttttctaaatttaagtaatttataaggttattaatttttagattgtatttaattttatttatttttattgataaataataggattgatactatttatgacaaaactaataaaaattatttttaaattaacaaatttctATATTCCTAACGAACAATGaacatttaattaaaaaaaattatttaaaaatttaaaatttgcaCTAGCTAATTAGGAaactctatttaaaaatttaaaatttaaaattctaatacTAATTCCTAATTAAGTGACTTCTTAAccgttttgatttttaaatttaaatttttttatttgtcacatttataaattttttctatttacTTTGTTTACattgttattttttagattatctcTGCACAACAATAGAGGtacttttatctttttctctctttttactTATAAGCTATTCATTTTCAATCTCTTTAtttaagaaaatgaaaaaaatttaactataaGTTAAATTTATTGATCGTGAGATTAaacttatatttataaaaaagaaatttttgtaaaaaaaatatatattatttttcgtAAAATATGTTTACGTAACTAAATAAATGAgaatgaaaaggaaattaaagcaGTCATTGAATTTACGTAACTAATATTGTTGGTAATGAAtcagaaattaaaatttcagaTGATCTATTGATTACAACTACTGATGACCATCTCTCTCATTTAGTAGACTTTGCATATCCAAATTAGTTGCAAAGAATATTAGATTATAGATATTTTTAGAGTACGGCAATTCTTACACCCACGCTTGAGAGTGTCGAAAAGGTAAACGATTTTGTCTTGACAATCTTTCCAGGGATGGAAAAGGAGTATTTGAGTTCTGACACAACATGTCAAGCTGATGAGAATGAAGATGTACAACAAGAGTGGTTCACACTAGAGTTTCTAAATGGCATCAAATATTCGGGACTACCCAATCACAAGTTGACTTTGAAGCCAGGAATCGCTGTAATGCTACTGCGAAACATAGACCAGAGTTCAGGTTTATGCAACGGAACAAGATTAATAGTTAACGAACTTGGCAGCAATGTAATTGGAGCGACTGTAGTGACCGGTAGAAATATTTGAGATAAAGTGTATATTCc from Arachis stenosperma cultivar V10309 chromosome 9, arast.V10309.gnm1.PFL2, whole genome shotgun sequence encodes the following:
- the LOC130949441 gene encoding uncharacterized protein LOC130949441, encoding MEGAKRLQGNSLLLQGNSLSLFSEGIGFVLLRWSTLRDAVENQWGGPDSRLKADNLATDILSWFTQSRERLDIDDLKDKLDDGMLSLHVEVDYGSIKEVAENLMDMHEECLEGNFVTIERYRQAIVNQAAHPRAVPQIVNDKDDDEDEEDDDVQGGQNGESSVRQATSSNMDVDIPKSESNMSSGNMRIDDEPLKKNAGEAEDGWVVVSKKKK